The window ACGCATTGCCGACCTCGCAACCAATATCTCCGAAGATGTGGTTTATGCAGTGACCGGCGCGGTAATCAAACATGGCAAATGTGAATTCCTCACCTGATAAAAAACAGGAACAAACGCCGCTTTCCCGAACGCGACTTATTGCAATCGTGGACGACGAACCGGATATTCTTGAACTACTATCCCTCCACCTGACAAAATCGGGTTTTAGCGTCCAAAAGATGACAAGCGGCGCCGAGCTTTATCAATTCCTCGAAAAGACAATACCGCATCTGATAATACTTGACCTTATGCTCCCGGATGTCGATGGTATTGATATCTGTCGTTTTCTCAAACAGGAACCGCGGTTTGCCTCGATACCGATAATTATGCTTACCGCACGCGGCGAAGAATCGGACCGTATTACCGGTTTAGAGTTAGGTGCTGATGACTACATTACGAAACCGTTTTCGCCTAAAGAGGTTGTTGCCCGTGTCCGCGCCGTACTACGGCGGCAGGAACAGATAACCGCCGACGAAAAAATTACCGTTGGTACGGAGTTGGTTATTTATCCTAAA is drawn from candidate division WOR-3 bacterium and contains these coding sequences:
- a CDS encoding response regulator transcription factor; translation: MNSSPDKKQEQTPLSRTRLIAIVDDEPDILELLSLHLTKSGFSVQKMTSGAELYQFLEKTIPHLIILDLMLPDVDGIDICRFLKQEPRFASIPIIMLTARGEESDRITGLELGADDYITKPFSPKEVVARVRAVLRRQEQITADEKITVGTELVIYPKKHEVTAAGRKIDLTATEFRILMVLAAKPGWVFTREQIIDELWGYDKPILDRTIDVHIQHLRKKMGKAGELIRNIRGVGYKLEL